A part of Blastococcus sp. Marseille-P5729 genomic DNA contains:
- a CDS encoding CCA tRNA nucleotidyltransferase gives MNTPEPAAQLAAVLQPVLGPLIDRFGDAGHELALVGGPVRDALRGTLDLRRSTDLDMTTSARPEQVLELIDGYAEAVWTTGIEFGTVALTHHGFQIEITTYRADRYDRVSRNPEVVFGESITDDLARRDFTVNAMAISLIDGAFYDPYGGIRDLEAGVLRTPSAPEESFADDPLRIFRLVRFIAQLGFTADPATAAAAMAMSGELARITPERLQGELSRMLLTPRPRPGLEAMVELGIADVVLPELAALRMEIDEHHQHKDVYAHSLTVLDQAIDLEPRLGLDGPDLVTRLAALLHDIGKPPTRRHEDGGGVSFHHHEVVGAKMVRKRLRALRYSKQVVEDVAQLTFLHLRFHGFSEGNWTDSAVRRYVTDAGDLLSRLHVLVRSDCTTRNRRRAARLSAAYDELEARIADIQAAEDLRAVRPDIDGNEIMRILDVPAGPVVGRAWKHLKELRLDRGPLSHDEAVAELKAWAAREGIN, from the coding sequence CGCTGCGCGGCACCCTGGACCTGCGACGCTCGACCGACCTCGACATGACGACCTCCGCGCGACCCGAGCAGGTGCTGGAGCTGATCGACGGGTACGCCGAGGCGGTGTGGACCACGGGCATCGAGTTCGGCACGGTTGCGCTGACGCACCACGGCTTTCAGATCGAGATCACCACCTACCGCGCCGACCGGTACGACCGGGTCTCCCGCAACCCGGAGGTGGTCTTCGGCGAATCAATCACCGACGACCTCGCCCGGCGCGACTTCACCGTCAACGCGATGGCGATCTCGTTGATCGACGGCGCCTTCTACGACCCGTACGGCGGGATCCGAGACCTCGAGGCCGGGGTGCTCCGGACGCCGTCCGCCCCGGAGGAGTCTTTCGCCGACGATCCGTTGCGGATCTTCCGGCTGGTGCGCTTCATCGCCCAGCTCGGCTTCACCGCCGACCCGGCGACCGCGGCCGCCGCCATGGCGATGAGCGGCGAGCTGGCGCGCATCACGCCCGAACGGCTGCAGGGCGAGCTGTCCCGTATGTTGCTGACGCCCCGGCCCCGGCCCGGGCTGGAGGCGATGGTGGAGCTCGGCATCGCGGACGTCGTCCTGCCCGAGCTCGCGGCGCTGCGCATGGAGATCGACGAGCACCACCAGCACAAGGACGTCTACGCACATTCATTGACGGTCCTCGATCAGGCGATCGACCTCGAGCCGCGGCTCGGGCTGGATGGCCCCGACCTCGTCACCCGGCTCGCGGCGTTGCTGCACGACATCGGCAAGCCCCCGACCCGGCGCCATGAGGACGGCGGCGGCGTCAGCTTCCACCACCACGAGGTGGTCGGCGCCAAGATGGTGCGCAAGCGGCTGCGCGCGCTGCGCTACTCCAAGCAGGTCGTCGAAGACGTCGCCCAGCTCACCTTTCTGCACCTGCGCTTCCACGGCTTCTCCGAGGGCAACTGGACCGATTCGGCGGTGCGCCGCTATGTCACCGACGCAGGCGACCTGCTCTCGCGGCTGCACGTCCTCGTGCGGTCGGACTGCACGACCCGCAACCGACGCCGAGCCGCGCGTCTCTCGGCGGCGTACGACGAGCTCGAGGCGCGTATCGCGGACATCCAGGCAGCCGAGGACCTGCGCGCCGTCCGCCCCGACATCGACGGCAACGAGATCATGCGGATCCTTGACGTGCCGGCCGGCCCGGTGGTCGGTCGGGCGTGGAAGCACCTCAAGGAGCTGCGCCTGGACCGGGGCCCGCTCTCCCACGACGAGGCGGTCGCCGAGCTGAAGGCGTGGGCGGCCCGCGAGGGCATCAACTAG